The Papaver somniferum cultivar HN1 chromosome 6, ASM357369v1, whole genome shotgun sequence genome segment TAAACAAAATCATAGCTCGGATTTAGAGATTTGAAGAGAGCCAAAGCAAAGGGACCGAGGAGACAAAAATTTCTGCTGCAGAACTCAACAGATGTACACAGTAATCCTGTAATGGAATCTTGACAAGACCCATGTCAATATTTCTCTGAAACAGGTAACTGATTTTGAATTAATTCATGGAGAACTTGTAGTTTGTTAAAATTTCACAGAGAATTAAATtaaagtttgaaaaaaaaaattgggttttgatgagggaagaagaagaactgaaggGTAATGTTGAGAGTAACACTGTTAAAGCAAATCCTAAATTAACAGTCCTGCCTTTAATTGCTCTAATTTTTTATGAGGTTTCTGGAGGACCTTTTGGGGTTGAAGATTCAGTTAGGGCAGGAGGAGGTCCGCTTCTAGCTTTACTTGGTTTCTTAATTTTTCCTTTGATTTGGAGTATACCAGAAGCTTTAGTTACAGCTGAACTTGCTACAAGTTTTCCTCACAATGGTGGTTATGTTGTTTGGATATCAGCAGCTTTTGGACCCTTTTGGGGATTCCAGGAAGGGTTCTGGAAATGGTTTAGTGGAGTTATGGATAATGCTCTTTACCCAGTTTTGTTTCTTGATTACTTGAAGCATTCATTGCCTATCTTTAATAATATGATTGCAAGAATTCCAGCTTTGTTAGGGATTACATTTTCCTTGACATATTTGAATTATAGAGGACTTCATATAGTTGGGTTTTCGGCTGTAGCTCTTGCTATGTTTTCGCTTAGTCCATTTGTTGTAATGGGTCTTCTTTCGATTCCTCGTATTAGACCCAAGCAATGGTTAGTTGTGGATTTTAAGAAGGTAAACTGGAGAGGGTACTTTAATAGTATGTTTTGGAACTTGAATTATTGGGATAAGGCGAGTACGTTAGCGGGAGAGGTGGAAAATCCTAGCAAAACATTCCCCAAGGCGCTTTTTGGTGCTGTAGTATTGGTTATGTGTTCGTATTTGATTCCTCTTCTTGCGGGTACTGGAGCATTAGTGTCTAAGCCAAGTGAATGGAGTGATGGGTACTTTGCTGAAGTTGGAATGTTGATAGGAGGAGTTTGGCTTAAATGGTGGATTCAGGCAGCTGCAGCTATGTCTAATATGGGATTATTTGAAGCAGAAATGAGTAGTGACGCATTTCAACTACTTGGGATGAGCGAGCTGGGAATGCTTCCGGCTATTTTTGCTTCAAGGTCAGTTGTTCTGACTAATTCGATCTTCCTTTGTTTACCAGTTGGTTAATTTACCAGGTTCAATATTGTTGTAGATTTGAGAAACTAGGGAACTTTTTACAATTAGAGACTTCAGAGTGACTTTTGAAAACTCTCGATTGAGATCAGATAACCTTATTAGGATGTGTATATGTATATCGTAAGATGATTAACATCGGAAAGTAGATCCTTTGCTTGGGTGAGACTGTGAGATACAGAGGACGCCTTCGTGAGGATCTGACGATCTACTTTTCATAAATCTGTAGATCGAAATACGGGACCCCGACTTTCAGCATCTTGTGTTCTGCAACCGGGGTTGTTTTCTTATCATGGATGAGCTTTCAAGAGATAATTGAATTATTAAATTTTCTCTATTCATTTGGAATGCTGCTTGAGTTTGCAGCTTTTGTAGCGTTGAGAATAAAGAAACCTGACCTTCACCGACCTTACAAAGTTCCTTTACAAACATTTGGAGTGACAATTCTATGTATTCCTCCCGCTTTCCTTCTTGTACTTGTTATGTGTCTTGCTTCACTCAAGACAGTTTTAGTTAGTGGGAGTGTCATTATACTAGGAGTGATTCTGTATATTACTGTAGTGCAAGCAAAAGAAAGGAACTGGATCAAATTTGAATCAATACCAGGGGCTCCTTGTGTAAATTCAAAAAAATCCCTTCCAGTAGTGTCTTATCGACAACATCTGGAAGTGAAAGATGAGGCTTCAGCGAGCCTACTGAGTGAATTCACCTCCTTAAACAGTGGACAACAATCATCTGAAAATGAATTGGAAACGGAAACAAAATTGGATTAGTAAGGAGTCTATGACTTGGCTCTGGAATTACTTGTGTAATAAGGATGCTTAATTTATGTTGGGTTGTATGTTTTCTTAAAGAATTCTTTCATGTACCATTGTTGTAACATTACTTTTTTCAGTGTCAGTTTACTGTTCCATTTATAGTATCAGTCATCTTTCAAACACTTTGTTTTGACATTGTTTATAACTAGATTGCTAATTGGCAATTATCGATTATAATACCTTCTCGTGCTCATAAAAACAACTCACTTCCACATCAAGAATACCTGAAAGTGATTGACTGGTTGATTTTGTCGCAGAGGAACCCCCTTTTATTTAGTGTTATATGTGGTTATCGGTTACAGCCAGTTAAGGGCATCAATGTCACAACGATAGAGCAGTCGTACTTGCTTTTACTTTCGTGCTGCAGCTCCTTGACGAAATCCACAGTTGTACCATTTCCAGCCATCAGAGCCAGCCATCAGAGCCAAGGAAGAAAGTATCTGTGTTGATTCCAGGTATTCAGATATGTTGGTTGTCTAATCTTTCCTCTCAGGTAATGCAGGACAATAACCTCCCAATTTGTTAATGTATGTCTATCATCCTTTCTGATAGCAGTCTGGATGTATATACCATCCTTTCTGTTCAGTCATATTTTCTTGCATATCATCCAATGTAGAAAACCAAACCGCCTTGGACAAGCAACAGCCCATGATGATATGAGTTGGAATTTCTTCAGACTGAGAACAGAAAGAACATTTTTCATCAATCTTTTGAATCACAGCAACAAGCTTGTCCCTTGTTGGCAGAATATTCTTGACGCATTTCCAGAGGAACTGACCTATTCTTGGAAGCAACGAAGTTTCCAAAGATGTTTGTATAGTCTCTGGAGTCTGTAATCAGGTGGACTGTTGTGATGCCATACATTTTCATGTATGCAGACTTCACAGAGAAGTTTCCATTCTTCTCTAGTGTCCATACATCCTGTCCTCGTGATGCACTGAAATGTTGAGAATCAGTATAGCAGTCACAGCATCAAAAGAGAGAAGATCAAGCTTATATCCCAGTTACTAGATATGGGAGAGAAAAGTTGATGCACGAGTTTATTGATGATGATTTGTGTTTCCTTGTCTGGGATTAGGTGGACCATCCAGTACCAGAATCCATCTGTGCTTCCAAATTAAGATCTTTTGTCCATTGCAGAGACTTGAAGAACTATATTTCTGGATGAAATCTAATCCAGAACTTATACTCCTCCAAGACCAGGTGGTGTTAGCTTTACTTGTAAGATTGAAGACTTGTCCATCAGGGAATTACTTGGCTTGTAACGATCTGGAGCATATGGACGTATTGTCCGTACATAGTTTCCATGCAAATTTTGCAAGTAAAGCTCCGTTAAAGATATGAATATTTCTGAATCCCAAGCCACCCTCTTCTTTAGGTTTATTAACATTTTTCCAAGATATAAAATGCTTACCttcattgtttttcttatttctccagaaagctTGTTGTATTGAATTCATTTTAGAGATGGTTAGAATCTGGAAGTTTGAAACTGATCATGTGATGCTGGAAGAGCATTTGTAACATTTTttaccaaaatattttttttaataggaaaggagATATTTAAATCCCAATCGGACTACTGGCTCACCAATCAAAACTATTTAATTAAAACCTTGCATGTTTTACAATCGAGTCTGCAACATGCTTTGCATCTAAACATAAGAGCAAAACCAGAATTCAAAAATCTTCTAAAATAATGAAAGCATCCAAAATTAAATTTAAGGTTGTTCATTGATTGTCATTCTGAGCATTCATTATATCCACGCAATCTCTTTCCAAATGGATTCTTTTGATTCACATTTGCTTTACCCCACATCACTGCTTCCAGAAGTGCCATTGCCTCTACATGTTCTGGATGTAATGCTTTGGCTGGCCCCCTTCGCATTCTCCTGcaatatttctacaaattagtCCAATTTCAGAATTCcaagtattttttattttattttatttatagaCAAAGGCCTCCAATTCCAGAATTCAAGTATTTTCAATATAGGACGCATCAAAGTTTATCTTGTCCATAAAGTGCTCAAAGCACTTCCACATTGGTGGGTAAGTAGTTTCTGAACTGCTAGTGATTGCAGTAACATCAATTGCTCTCCAGTCACTTAATTCAGAATTAATCTGCCAGATAAATGCTGATTCATTAATCTGCACACTATCAAACACTTTCGAGTATCTATATTTCCAAATATTCCAAACTGTGCCCATGGAGCATGTGGTTGTTCAAGCATTCTCCACGCAAGTTTTGCAAGAAGAGCTTTGTTGATAATTTCAGTTCTCCTAATATTTAAGCCTCCTAATTCCTTTGGCAAAGTCTATCCCTTCATTTACACATCCTTTCCATTTTGCTattttccccaccaaaaatccctttgaAGGGAATCAATTTCAGATATTATACTCTGTGGAATTTGGAAAACAACAAGATGGTGGTTTGTCATGCTACCAAGAACAGATCGGTTGAGAACAATCTTACCTAGTTGAGCAATGTATTTGGATTTCCATGGTGCAAGTCTACCTCTACAATTATCCACAGGGTGAGAAAAAGTTTCAGCCTTCTTTTTTATGTTGAAGCAAAGGCACACCAAGATACTTTTCCTGCAAAGCCATTCTCCTTATTTGCAGGATATTAGCAATGTCAGATTTCACATTATTAGGAACTTCATGACTAAATACAGTAGAAGATTTTTCAAAGTTCATGGCTTGATCTGAATACTTACTGATTTTTCATATGTAGTTGCTTGATTCCTATCTTCCTTAGTTCTAGCTTTAATAAAAATCAAACAATCGCCATCAAAGAAAAAGTGAGAAATAGAAGAACAAGCTTTAGCAGGTTTAAAACCATGCGTAAGACCTTCGTTTTCTGCCTGAATGAGAGACCTAGAAAAACATTCCATTATGAGGATAAAAAGATATGGAGACAAGGATCTCCCTGTCGCAAACCTATTGGAGGTAGGTGAACATTTCTTGGAGATCCATTAAGAAGAATATATGTTGAGACAGTAGAGATACATTGTTCTATCATTTTACACCAAGACTCAGAGAGCCCAAGTTTTTCTAAGTTTTTAATTAAGAAAGACCATTAGTCCCTATCAAACGGCTTAGACATATCTATATTTACAGCCATACCCCCATCCTTAGCTTTTGTTTTTTCATAGAGTGTAAGACTTTAAGAGCAATCACAATATTATCTTGAATTTTCCTACCAGCTAGAAAAACAGATTGAGCAGGACTAAGAATTTTAGGCAAAATAGTTTTTAGCTTAGATGCTAATAGTTTCGAAATTATCTGGTAGCTAACATTGCACAAACTTATACGCCTAAAATCAATAACAACTTTGGGACAATTATGTTTAGGTATGAGAGTAGTAAAATTATGATTTATTTGTTTTAACATATGGTGAGAGTGAAAGAAATATTGAACCATATTAACCACATCAAGCCCAGTAATTTCCCGCATCATCTGGTAAAAACCGGGTGGAAAACCATCAGAAACTGATGTGGTCCATGGTTTTGTTTCAAACACCATCTGTTTAACTTCATCAGCAGTAGGCATAGCAATAAGAAAAATGTTATCAGCATCAGATATACAAGCATTCACATTATTCAAATATAGAGCGGAATCAGGTGGTCTAATACTCCTACTCATACGCCAAAAATGGTTTTTAAGCTCCTCAGCAATCTCATCTTTATTAGACAACCGAATACCTAAGTTATTATGTACAGAAtctatttgagtttttttttcctgaaattaGATTTTTAGTGAAAGTATGTTGTATTCCTATCATCCAATTTCCTGCTCTCATCTTTACCCCTTTGACTCCAGAAATCTTCCTCTAAGATCATACCAATATTTAAGATTTTTCGTAAGTTCTTAAATCTTAGCAGAGTTATCTTGATTCCCTCCCTTAGTTAAACAACTTATTTGGGTCTCAATGTTGGAAATTTGGGCACCTATGTTACCAAAGTGATTATGATTCCAATCCTTAAGCATATATATTTAGCCTCAATGAGACCCGTAGTGAGTTTAAAAGCATAAGAACCAGGAGAATGACAGTTCCAACCATTCCTGATAACATCAGCTTAAGAAGAATCTTTAAACTAAGGTCCATTTACCCTAAATGTATTTTTGTGTTGCATGAAACATTAGATAATAAAATAAGTAATATTGTACAATGATTGTTACCTATAGTAGTAAGATGATATAAAGCATGTGATATTGTATAATGATTGTTACCTATCAAGTATTTTGAGGATAAGCTCACTGTGATTTCTATTATTTGTCCAGGTAAAAGGATTACCAACAAAGGACATACTGTGAAGATCAAACATATGTTATAAACCATTGTTAGCATCTAATTCAGCTTGAGTGAGTCTATTTCCCTCTTCCTTCTCATGACTagataaaacaaaattaaaatcccCTAAGAGTACCCAAGAATTAACATGTTGATTTATAATATTGCTTAGATAATCCCATTATCTCTTCCTATCTTCATCTTTAATAGAACCATAGATGCAAGTTAAGAGAGTTTCATGATTTCTATTGTCAAATTTTATTAAACAATTGATGATATTAAGTTGAGCATCTATAGTTTTGAGGTCAAAACCATCTTTCGACGGCAGAGAGAGTCCACCAGATAGACCAACAGgatcataaaaaaaatacattcgGATATTTGTATCTAGAAGTACGAATGCAGATTAGATCCTAGGATCCGGCCATATTTTTCTCTCTGATTCTTTACCAAAACTGTTCTACCCGCTTCTGACTATTTTCGAGAAAAAAGGTAAAATCTTATTGATTAAAAGAAAACGTACAGAGAGGACAAAGGGTCAAAACCCTtggtcaaaataaaaataaaaacaatgacCTAATTACAGTCCAATATATCTTCTCATTTTGTTGTCAGGTCCCTGAAAGTAGTTAACGGGAACCAGTTTTTTATGTAGCCCGGTTGAAAGATGAATCTATTCACTTCCATTTTTATC includes the following:
- the LOC113288605 gene encoding probable polyamine transporter At3g19553, whose amino-acid sequence is MREEEELKGNVESNTVKANPKLTVLPLIALIFYEVSGGPFGVEDSVRAGGGPLLALLGFLIFPLIWSIPEALVTAELATSFPHNGGYVVWISAAFGPFWGFQEGFWKWFSGVMDNALYPVLFLDYLKHSLPIFNNMIARIPALLGITFSLTYLNYRGLHIVGFSAVALAMFSLSPFVVMGLLSIPRIRPKQWLVVDFKKVNWRGYFNSMFWNLNYWDKASTLAGEVENPSKTFPKALFGAVVLVMCSYLIPLLAGTGALVSKPSEWSDGYFAEVGMLIGGVWLKWWIQAAAAMSNMGLFEAEMSSDAFQLLGMSELGMLPAIFASRSKYGTPTFSILCSATGVVFLSWMSFQEIIELLNFLYSFGMLLEFAAFVALRIKKPDLHRPYKVPLQTFGVTILCIPPAFLLVLVMCLASLKTVLVSGSVIILGVILYITVVQAKERNWIKFESIPGAPCVNSKKSLPVVSYRQHLEVKDEASASLLSEFTSLNSGQQSSENELETETKLD